A stretch of the Lactuca sativa cultivar Salinas chromosome 9, Lsat_Salinas_v11, whole genome shotgun sequence genome encodes the following:
- the LOC111901667 gene encoding protein PSK SIMULATOR 3: MALETWLIKVKKTISQSFDSVRATPPPKTPVIKRSRVGVLAFEIAGIMPKLTHMWRFLSDENIAHLHNESICLEGVRKIVSDDDHFLLGLACAEIVENLRVLAKSVSRISKRCDDAILRTFETLFDEFANSDHDRYNWTLNSKEMEAKIKKMERYVTATAILYREIDNLTVIENNLKKSLTNSKKDNHEQVSSKQQKILDLQQKLLWQRQEIKYVKEKSLWNRSFDSVTSLLATSIFTILSRIKFLFQITSHSSDQISNSSFFETNTKILKPSPNTLGSAALGLHYANLIVVMEKMIRSPQLVGFDARDDLYSMLPNSIRLLLRHRLKGIGFTASDPVLAGEWREALGKILGWLSPLAHNMIKWQSERSFERQNLMPKTNVLLLQTLFFANQEKTEAAITELLVGLNYIWRFEREMNAKVLFNCTNFNSFKNQEDTS; this comes from the coding sequence ATGGCTCTCGAAACATGGCTAATCAAAGTCaaaaaaaccatatcacaaagcTTCGATTCAGTTCGAGCTACCCCACCACCCAAAACTCCGGTAATCAAGAGATCAAGAGTCGGAGTTTTAGCATTTGAGATCGCCGGAATCATGCCGAAGCTCACCCACATGTGGCGGTTTCTCTCCGACGAAAACATCGCTCATCTTCACAACGAATCCATATGCCTAGAAGGTGTTCGAAAAATTGTCTCAGACGATGATCATTTTCTTCTCGGCTTAGCCTGTGCAGAGATCGTTGAGAATCTCAGAGTTCTCGCGAAATCCGTCTCCCGGATAAGCAAAAGGTGCGACGACGCCATTCTCAGAACCTTCGAAACCCTGTTTGATGAGTTTGCGAACTCGGATCACGATCGTTATAATTGGACTCTAAACTCGAAAGAAATGGAAGCTAAGATTAAGAAGATGGAGAGATACGTAACAGCTACAGCTATACTTTACAGAGAGATCGATAATCTAACTGTCATCgagaataatttgaagaaatCATTGACAAACAGTAAAAAGGATAATCATGAACAGGTGTCTTCAAAGCAACAGAAGATTCTCGATCTACAACAAAAGCTCCTTTGGCAACGACAAGAGATCAAGTACGTAAAAGAGAAATCTCTATGGAACAGAAGTTTCGATTCAGTAACTTCATTACTTGCCACATCAATCTTCACAATTCTTTCACGAATCAAATTTCTCTTCCAAATCACTTCCCACTCATCTGATCAAATCTCGAATTCTTCTTTTTTTGAAACAAACACAAAGATCTTAAAACCATCACCGAACACATTAGGATCTGCTGCTTTAGGGTTACATTATGCGAATTTGATTGTTGTGATGGAGAAGATGATTAGGTCACCTCAATTAGTCGGAtttgatgcaagagatgatttgtattCAATGTTACCTAATAGCATACGATTGTTATTAAGGCATCGATTGAAAGGAATTGGGTTTACAGCAAGCGATCCAGTTCTTGCAGGTGAATGGAGAGAAGCTTTAGGGAAGATATTGGGGTGGTTGTCGCCATTAGCGCATAACATGATCAAATGGCAAAGTGAAAGAAGCTTTGAACGTCAGAATTTGATGCCAAAAACGAatgttcttcttcttcaaacgTTGTTTTTTGCTAATCAAGAGAAAACGGAAGCTGCAATTACTGAACTTTTGGTTGGATTGAATTATATTTGGAGATTTGAAAGAGAGATGAATGCGAAGGTGTTGTTTAATTGTACAAATTTCAATTCGTTCAAGAATCAAGAGGATACAAGTTAA
- the LOC111901801 gene encoding uncharacterized protein LOC111901801, whose product MVISWRLNSLHKNIADNVLFLQTASEIRTELNHRYAQSNGALLYQIQQQLYSISQGFEDFSTYFTKLSKICDQLGIVQGISPCSCASATAINKVLEDQRLIQLLMGLNESYKIIRGQILMIKPLPTISTVYSHIIQEERQRGITTTSPLNPHATAMHVSTDSSNSKKQLFCNHCKKSGHTKSQWYRLVGFPTSFKFTKVKKKESKPTVQNVTTMTAPDISQEQYDICFNFFVLIPLLILHHSIKSIHLSLEVL is encoded by the coding sequence ATGGTAATCAGTTGGAGATTAAACTCTCTACACAAGAACATCGCTGACAACGTTCTATTTCTTCAAACCGCTAGTGAAATCCGGACTGAACTTAATCATCGCTATGCTCAATCCAATGGGGCTTTACTTTACCAAATTCAACAACAGTTGTATTCAATTTCACAAGGATTTGAAGATTTTTCGACTTATTTCACCAAATTAAGTAAAATTTGTGATCAATTAGGGATCGTTCAAGGAATTTCTCCTTGTTCCTGTGCTTCTGCTACTGCAATCAATAAAGTCCTAGAAGATCAACGTCTCATTCAATTGTTAATGGGACTTAATGAATCTTATAAGATCATCCGTGGTCAAATACTAATGATTAAGCCATTACCAACAATCTCGACCGTGTATTCTCACATTATCCAGGAAGAAAGACAAAGAGGTATTACTACAACCTCTCCTCTCAATCCACATGCTACTGCTATGCATGTCTCTACCGATTCCTCGAATTCCAAGAAACAATTGTTTTGCAACCATTGTAAGAAGTCTGGTCATACGAAATCACAATGGTACAGACTCGTTGGATTCCCTACTAGTTTCAAGTTCACCAAAGTCAAGAAAAAAGAATCTAAACCTACAGTTCAAAATGTTACGACTATGACTGCTCCCGACATTTCACAAGAGCAATATGACATTTGCTTCAACTTCTTCGTACTAATTCCATTACTCATACTTCATCATTCAATCAAGTCAATTCATCTATCACTGGAGGTTCTATGA